The genomic region GTGGTGGTCGACTTCTGGGCGGACTGGTGCCCGCCCTGCAAGATGATCGAAAAGAGTCTCGCCGAGCTGGCGGGAGAGTTCGGCGACCGGATGGTGGTGGCCAAGCTCAACAGCGACGACAATCCCCGGACCACGCGCGCCTACGCCGTCATGTCCCTGCCGACGCTTCTGGTGTTCCGGCGCGGCGAGGTCGTCGGCTCGATCGTCGGGTCCAGGCCGAAGACCTATCTGCGACAGACCCTGACCACGCACGCCGGCCTCTGACGGTCAGCGCCTGCCGAGTTCGGCCTCCAGCCGCTGGATGAGCGTCTTGCGGCCCTTGCCGTCACGTTCGGTGCGCAGGGCCGCCCGGAGCTGGCGCGTGTCAAGGCCACGAACGAGCTTGGCCGCCTCGGCGACAGGCATCTCCGACATCCGGCCGCCCGTCCGGGCAGCCTTTCGCGGCTGCTTGGCCGGGCCGGCGGAGTCCCTGCGCGCCCGCTTGGCGGGGCCGGTGACGTCCCTGCGCGCCTGCTTGGCCGGGCTGGTGGCGTCCTTGCGCGCCCGCTTGGCCGGGCTGGTGGCGTCCTTGCGCGCCCGCTTGGCCGGGCCGGTGTTGGCGACGTACTGCCTGCCGGAGCGGGACGCTTCACGCTTCTTCGTGTCGGTCGCGCGCATCTGACTGTCCGACAGCTCGTCCCAGGCACGCTTGGGCAGGTACCGACTTGTCGTACCGCCCCGGCGGGCGCGGGTGTCGCCCTCCTTGGTCTGCCAGTTCTCGTTGCCCCAGCGCTGGAGGGACTTCTGCCGCTCGTCCTTTTCGCCAAGGAATCCGCCGCCGCGCCGCTTGTACTCCTGCGTGAGCAGCTGCGACTTGCGAGCCGACCACTGGCCCTTCCTACCGCCCTTGTCGGATGCCTTGATCTCTTCCTTGATCTGCTCCCGGAGCTCGGGCTTCGTGTACCGCGCCATGGCTCGCAGCTACCCGGGACCGCGCCGGCTATGCCTCCGGCACGCCGTGTTGACCTCAACCGGACACGAGGTTCTAGCCTCCTTGCGGAGGTACGGAATGAGTATGGAAGTTACCGCGTGGACGTCCCTGCACCGCGCGATGAACGCCCAGGAAGAACGACCGCTGTCCCGTGCCACACTGAAGCGCATCGGGAGGTTCGCACGACCGCACCGCCGACTGATCGTCAGGTTCCTGCTGTTGAGCGTGGTGACAGCGGTGCTCACGGTGGCCGCGCCGGTGCTCGCCGGCCGGGTGGTGGACGCGATCGTCGACGGCGCCGACAGCGGCGTCGTGATCCGGTTGGCCGCGCTGATCGCCGTGATCGCCCTGGCCGAGGCCGGCCTCGGCCTGGTGACGCGGTTCCTGTCCGCAAGCATCGGTGAAGGGCTGATCGTCCAACTGCGGACAGCCGTCTTCGACCACGTCCAGCGCATGCCCGTGGCGTTCTTCACCCGAACCCGTACC from Micromonospora profundi harbors:
- the trxA gene encoding thioredoxin, with amino-acid sequence MPQETAVGSLITVTDDTFAELVLASERPVVVDFWADWCPPCKMIEKSLAELAGEFGDRMVVAKLNSDDNPRTTRAYAVMSLPTLLVFRRGEVVGSIVGSRPKTYLRQTLTTHAGL
- a CDS encoding DUF5872 domain-containing protein, producing MARYTKPELREQIKEEIKASDKGGRKGQWSARKSQLLTQEYKRRGGGFLGEKDERQKSLQRWGNENWQTKEGDTRARRGGTTSRYLPKRAWDELSDSQMRATDTKKREASRSGRQYVANTGPAKRARKDATSPAKRARKDATSPAKQARRDVTGPAKRARRDSAGPAKQPRKAARTGGRMSEMPVAEAAKLVRGLDTRQLRAALRTERDGKGRKTLIQRLEAELGRR